The sequence below is a genomic window from Acidobacteriota bacterium.
TGACCTCAACGAGGCATTTTTGTATCTTTCCGATCTCCCGGGCATGCCGATCCACCACTCTTCCAAGTTTTATGGAATCTACTGAGTGTATCATCTCGAAGAGCCGCACTGCACTTCTTGCCTTGTTTGTCTGAAGGTGTCCCACCATGTGCCACACAACTCCGGGACTGACTCTTGGAATCTTATCGGCAGCCTCCTGAACCCTGTTCTCGCCGAAGAACCGGAGCCCCTCATCAATGGCCATTTCGATCATTTCGGGAGGAACCGCCTTCGTCACTGCAAGAAGAAGAATATCCTCTTTCCGTCTCGACGACCGAGATGCTGCCTCTTCTATCTGTTCAACAACGGAGCGGATATTATCTCTGAGCCTTTCAATCTCTATCATCGTCTTTTTTCTTCAATGCTTGAATCAATGGCTTCGTTCGCCAGGAGATCTGCTTTCTTGTTCTTCGCCCGCGGGATCTTTTTGATATCGAATTGCTTCAACTGCCGGACCAGAGTAAAAGCCTTCCTGGCAAGGGGGATGATGTTTTTGCTCTTGATCTTATATTTCCCCTTCATCTGCCAGACGATCAGCTCGGAATCAGAGTAGACCCTGACCTTCATGGCTCCTTTCTCCAGGGCGTGCTCGAGCGCTTTGATCAAAGCCATATACTCGGCATAGTTGTTTGTGTTGACCCCAAGCTGCCCCTTGATCTCATCCGCCTTCTGCCACTCCGCATCGTAAACGACGATGCCGAACCCGGCGGGGCCAGGATTTCC
It includes:
- a CDS encoding YggS family pyridoxal phosphate-dependent enzyme, with the protein product MIEIERLRDNIRSVVEQIEEAASRSSRRKEDILLLAVTKAVPPEMIEMAIDEGLRFFGENRVQEAADKIPRVSPGVVWHMVGHLQTNKARSAVRLFEMIHSVDSIKLGRVVDRHAREIGKIQKCLVEVNLSGEPSKYGMNAKELKHFLEAASALTGISIQGLMTIPPYDPDPERSRRYFIKLRELANEASGWNIPHISMKELSMGMTEDFPVAIEEGSTIIRIGRAIFARMPLET
- a CDS encoding ribonuclease HI family protein → MQDKQLNFLIDGASRGNPGPAGFGIVVYDAEWQKADEIKGQLGVNTNNYAEYMALIKALEHALEKGAMKVRVYSDSELIVWQMKGKYKIKSKNIIPLARKAFTLVRQLKQFDIKKIPRAKNKKADLLANEAIDSSIEEKRR